The Streptomyces sp. NBC_00162 genome window below encodes:
- a CDS encoding serine protease inhibitor produces MEAKSVWPELTGKSEEEARRQIRAEFPEITVHVVPEGSMVTMDFNEQRVRLFVKDGKVVREPRRG; encoded by the coding sequence ATGGAGGCGAAGAGTGTGTGGCCGGAGCTGACAGGGAAGTCGGAGGAGGAGGCCCGCCGACAGATCCGGGCGGAGTTTCCGGAGATCACGGTGCATGTGGTCCCTGAGGGCAGCATGGTGACGATGGATTTTAACGAGCAGCGGGTGAGGCTCTTCGTGAAGGACGGCAAGGTGGTACGGGAACCCAGGCGCGGGTAG